Proteins co-encoded in one Accipiter gentilis chromosome 5, bAccGen1.1, whole genome shotgun sequence genomic window:
- the PEX13 gene encoding peroxisome biogenesis factor 13 — protein MASQPPPPKPWENRRLAGTVAPAFQSADLVDSLLTRPGQPIVARIPPPILPRPSQQTGSSSLSTFRPAYSSSFSPGYGSYGTSFYGNYSPYSYGYGGLGYNRFRADDIPPSRFVQQAEESSRGAFQSIESIVHAFASVSMMMDATFSAVYNSFRAVLDVANHFSRLKVHFTKVFSAFALVRTIRYLYQRLQRLLGLRKSSENEDLWAESEGTVARTGLEDKVANSAKSWPIFLFFAVIMGGPYLIWKLLSTYSDEEAVSSKWASGEEDHVVGRAEYDFSALSEEELSFRAGDMLKLAPKEQQPKIRGWLLASYDGQTTGLVPANYIKILGKRRGRKRADLERITQQRPACTSTSVKGSTATVTSEDQEAAFDSVFAGSNKVPVASDSTVVSGEKQEL, from the exons ATGGCGTCGCAGCCGCCGCCTCCCAAGCCCTGGGAGAACCGGCGGCTGGCGGGCACCGTGGCGCCGGCCTTCCA GTCTGCTGATTTGGTTGACAGCCTGCTGACCAGGCCTGGACAGCCCATAGTTGCACGAATACCTCCACCTATTTTGCCAAGACCATCACAGCAAACGGGAAGCAGTAGTCTGAGCACTTTCAGGCCAGCATATAGTAGTTCTTTTTCTCCAGGCTATGGTTCATATGGAACATCTTTTTATGGAAACTATAGTCCTTACAGTTATGGATATGGTGGCTTGGGTTATAACCGCTTTCGTGCAGATGATATTCCTCCCAGCAGGTTTGTTCAGCAGGctgaagagagcagcagaggtgCATTTCAGTCCATTGAAAGTATTGTGCATGCCTTTGCCTCAGTCAGCATGATGATGGATGCTACCTTTTCAGCCGTGTACAACAGTTTCAGAGCTGTGTTGGATGTAGCCAATCACTTCTCCCGCCTCAAAGTACACTTCACAAAGGTGTTTTCAGCTTTTGCCTTAGTGAGAACTATAAGGTATCTCTACCAACGTCTACAACGATTGCTGGGTCTGCGGAAGAGCTCCGAGAATGAGGATTTGTGGGCTGAAAGTGAGGGGACAGTGGCTCGCACTGGCCTTGAAGACAAGGTGGCTAACTCCGCAAAATCCTGGCccattttcttgttctttgctgTTATAATGGGAGGTCCCTATCTGATTTGGAAACTGCTTTCTACGTACAGTGATGAAGAAGCAG TATCTAGTAAATGGGCAAGTGGAGAAGAAGATCATGTAGTTGGAAGAGCAGAATATGATTTCAGTGCTCTCTCAGAAGAAGAACTTTCTTTCCGTGCTGGTGACATGCTAAAGTTAGCACCCAAAG aacaaCAACCCAAAATCCGTGGTTGGCTTTTGGCTAGTTATGATGGGCAAACCACAGGACTTGTGCCAGCTAATTACATCAAAATCCTGGGCAAAAGAAGAGGTAGGAAAAGAGCGGACCTGGAAAGGATTACACAGCAGCGGCCAGCCTGTACCAGCACATCTGTTAAAGGATCCACTGCTACTGTGACTTCAGAGGACCAGGAAGCTGCTTTTGATTCTGTTTTTGCTGGAAGTAATAAAGTTCCTGTTGCATCTGACTCCACTGTGGTTagtggagagaaacaggaacTCTAA